In one Nostoc sp. KVJ3 genomic region, the following are encoded:
- a CDS encoding ABC transporter ATP-binding protein, translated as MEYTSLPLNTQTEVLSRPGFLEIENLVKSYPTPDKDNFVVLDGVNLTIGEDEYISVIGHSGCGKSTLLKIVAGLEKATSGSVRLDGKEIRQPGAERMMVFQNYSLLPWLTVRENIRLAVDEVLKNANRTEKISIVNQHLAMVNLTAAADKYPDEISGGMKQRVGIARALAIRPKMLLMDEPFGALDALTRGKLQRQVLDIWENNRQAVMMITHDVDEAIYMSDRIVLMTNGPSASIGEILEVPFEHPRDRAAMRNSKEYFELRNHALNFLDRYFAQDE; from the coding sequence ATGGAATATACCTCATTACCTCTTAATACCCAGACCGAAGTTCTGTCTCGTCCTGGATTTTTAGAAATTGAAAATTTAGTCAAGTCTTATCCGACACCTGATAAAGATAATTTTGTCGTTTTAGATGGGGTGAATCTTACGATTGGTGAAGATGAATATATTTCTGTAATTGGTCACTCCGGTTGTGGTAAATCAACCCTCTTAAAGATAGTAGCGGGTTTAGAAAAAGCCACTTCTGGCTCAGTCAGACTAGATGGAAAAGAAATTCGTCAGCCGGGAGCCGAAAGGATGATGGTATTTCAGAACTATTCACTGTTACCTTGGTTAACAGTCCGAGAAAATATCCGTTTAGCCGTAGATGAAGTGCTAAAAAATGCTAATCGAACTGAAAAAATCAGCATTGTAAATCAACACTTGGCAATGGTAAACTTGACGGCGGCGGCTGACAAATATCCCGATGAAATCTCTGGAGGTATGAAACAACGAGTAGGTATTGCCAGAGCCTTAGCAATTCGTCCGAAAATGTTACTGATGGATGAACCTTTTGGGGCACTAGATGCGCTAACTCGTGGCAAATTGCAGCGCCAGGTATTGGATATTTGGGAAAATAATCGTCAAGCAGTGATGATGATTACCCACGATGTAGATGAAGCAATTTATATGTCCGATCGCATCGTCTTGATGACCAATGGCCCATCTGCTAGTATAGGAGAGATTTTAGAAGTTCCTTTTGAGCATCCACGCGATCGCGCTGCTATGCGAAACTCAAAAGAGTATTTTGAACTCCGCAACCACGCGCTGAATTTCCTCGATCGATATTTTGCCCAAGATGAGTAA
- a CDS encoding ABC transporter substrate-binding protein, producing the protein MGDINWTRRDFIKGIGATTTGIALSSCAISGDRSAKGLTEEALAVQPVIRSQDLEKPDLTIGYVPVNDCAPFAIAWKKGFFRKYGLNVKLNREASWATSRDGLIFGRLDASPVVSGAVTNARIGAEGARHAPLCAAMTIHRHGNAMTMNKAMWDFGLRPWYEYQEKYGDGALEAFGRDFRGYFDKQPPEGKVWAVVLSSAIYEYFVRYLSAAAGVDPLKEFRVIIVPPPQMVTNVRIGAMQAYMVAEPWNTRAITGNENIGFTFAQGKEVWLGHPDRLLGVMESFIDKYPKTYRSLVKAMIEACQYCSKVENRQEVAELLTERSFTGARPKKKDAPIAKFTSPGILGNYNYGGFDGKDRTIKASDTTIFFDIPDNLPKQPEEHSTFLWRSRSLWLMTQAARWGQIHKFPKNAEKIAEKGWRTDLYREIANEMGIKCPKDDYKVEPPEVFIDKKGFDPSDPVGYLNSFTIRANAPIRTFMS; encoded by the coding sequence ATGGGTGATATAAACTGGACTCGACGAGATTTTATTAAGGGAATAGGAGCCACCACAACCGGAATAGCCCTATCCTCCTGTGCAATTTCAGGAGATAGATCCGCCAAAGGATTAACTGAAGAAGCCTTAGCTGTACAACCAGTAATTAGATCCCAAGACCTAGAAAAACCCGATCTTACCATTGGTTACGTTCCCGTTAATGATTGTGCGCCATTTGCGATCGCCTGGAAAAAAGGCTTCTTCCGCAAATATGGTTTAAACGTCAAACTCAATCGCGAAGCCAGTTGGGCCACCTCCCGCGACGGTCTAATATTTGGTCGCCTAGACGCTTCACCCGTAGTATCTGGTGCCGTTACCAATGCCAGAATTGGAGCCGAAGGCGCACGCCACGCCCCCTTATGTGCAGCCATGACCATCCACCGCCACGGTAACGCCATGACTATGAACAAAGCCATGTGGGATTTTGGGCTGCGTCCGTGGTATGAATATCAAGAAAAATATGGCGATGGGGCTTTAGAAGCCTTTGGAAGGGATTTTCGAGGCTACTTTGACAAACAACCACCAGAAGGCAAAGTCTGGGCAGTGGTATTAAGTTCCGCCATTTACGAATACTTTGTCCGCTACTTATCCGCCGCCGCCGGAGTCGATCCTTTAAAAGAGTTTCGCGTCATCATCGTTCCGCCTCCCCAAATGGTGACAAACGTGCGGATTGGTGCAATGCAAGCTTACATGGTTGCAGAACCCTGGAATACACGAGCAATAACAGGTAATGAAAATATCGGTTTTACCTTTGCACAAGGCAAAGAAGTCTGGTTAGGACACCCAGATAGACTTTTGGGGGTGATGGAATCTTTCATCGATAAATATCCTAAAACCTATCGTTCTCTAGTCAAGGCGATGATTGAAGCTTGCCAATATTGCAGCAAAGTAGAAAATCGCCAAGAAGTTGCCGAACTGCTTACAGAACGTTCCTTTACAGGTGCTAGACCCAAAAAGAAAGATGCCCCAATTGCGAAATTTACAAGTCCCGGAATTCTCGGAAACTACAACTATGGCGGCTTTGATGGTAAAGACCGTACCATCAAAGCCTCTGACACCACGATTTTCTTCGATATTCCTGACAACCTTCCCAAACAGCCAGAAGAACACTCAACATTTTTATGGAGATCCAGAAGTCTGTGGTTAATGACACAAGCAGCCCGGTGGGGACAAATTCATAAATTCCCCAAGAATGCCGAGAAAATAGCTGAGAAAGGGTGGAGAACAGATTTATATCGGGAGATAGCAAATGAAATGGGCATCAAATGTCCCAAGGATGATTACAAGGTCGAACCACCAGAAGTATTTATAGATAAGAAAGGCTTCGACCCTAGCGATCCTGTGGGCTATTTGAATAGTTTTACCATTAGGGCTAATGCTCCCATTCGCACTTTTATGTCTTAA
- the ntrB gene encoding nitrate ABC transporter permease, whose protein sequence is MIFQLNLATIAAIATQAAWKKTKPIILRDVFILPVLGFLGIIVLWWIIALANHELMPTPPEALIANLDYILNPFYQRGPGNLGIGWLLLASLRRVLLGFLLGAVVAIPLGFLIGMSRSAMLALNPIIQIFKPVSPLAWLPIALAIFNLADPSAIFVIFITSLWPTIINTALGVSSVPKDYLDVARVLEMPRWRRITKIIWPASLPYIFTGLRISLGIAWLVIVAVEMLTGGIGIGFFVWDEWSRLNLSSVFLAVFIIGLTGLILDYAVGKIQELVTHRPKTSN, encoded by the coding sequence ATGATATTTCAACTAAACTTGGCTACGATCGCAGCGATCGCAACACAAGCCGCGTGGAAAAAGACAAAACCTATCATCCTCAGAGATGTATTTATTTTACCAGTATTAGGCTTCTTGGGAATAATTGTGCTGTGGTGGATTATTGCACTTGCCAACCATGAATTGATGCCCACCCCACCAGAAGCTCTCATTGCTAATCTAGACTACATCTTAAATCCCTTCTATCAAAGAGGCCCAGGTAACTTGGGAATTGGTTGGTTATTGCTCGCAAGTCTGCGCCGGGTATTACTGGGTTTTTTGTTAGGTGCGGTAGTAGCAATTCCTTTGGGATTTCTCATTGGGATGTCCAGATCGGCAATGCTAGCCCTCAATCCCATCATTCAAATTTTTAAACCTGTATCGCCCTTAGCTTGGCTGCCCATCGCCTTAGCAATTTTTAATTTAGCAGATCCTTCAGCTATTTTTGTAATTTTCATTACCTCCCTATGGCCGACAATTATTAATACCGCATTAGGAGTTTCTAGCGTTCCCAAAGATTATTTAGATGTGGCACGGGTGCTAGAAATGCCCCGTTGGAGGCGGATTACCAAAATTATTTGGCCTGCAAGTTTGCCCTATATTTTTACAGGTTTACGAATTAGTTTAGGCATAGCTTGGCTAGTAATCGTCGCCGTGGAAATGCTCACAGGCGGTATTGGTATCGGCTTTTTTGTCTGGGATGAATGGAGCCGCTTAAACCTAAGTTCAGTCTTTTTAGCTGTGTTCATAATTGGCTTAACTGGGTTAATCCTAGATTACGCCGTCGGCAAAATCCAAGAATTAGTAACCCATCGCCCGAAAACTTCTAACTAA
- a CDS encoding sensor histidine kinase — translation MDFSQVLAEKTDTILDKWVITVRKDKRIESADELSYTAIKNHIPNVLRAMVTVLSKSQDNDIQLIVTASFEHGAIRAEQGYDPAEIAREYHLLRTVIFDTLQADLLEGTPVDIIRSMRLIDAIIDEAIARCFKSYVEERLRELQQLQLSLTLHNDELTRLISANQEYLSQLAHELKHPLTSIIGYSDLFLRQQRRKTEIKDNYTNLEHIERVLRNGRQLLHLINDVLELSRYDAGQIKLQLAPTDVRELINNVCEMLEPLAAGKNLKIVVDCDRAPQELTTDPFQCQQIVTNLISNAIRYTESGTIIIMCQVLENQRWAIAVCDTGIGIAPEDQAQIFEPYFRVSFSDRPYLPDSTGLGLAIVSRLVKLLQGTINLVSEVGVGSTFTVILPLEIES, via the coding sequence ATGGATTTTAGTCAAGTACTGGCTGAAAAAACTGACACCATCCTAGATAAATGGGTGATAACAGTTCGCAAAGATAAGCGGATTGAAAGTGCTGATGAGCTATCCTATACAGCAATAAAAAACCATATTCCCAATGTTTTGAGAGCGATGGTAACGGTGCTTTCAAAATCTCAGGATAATGATATTCAGTTGATAGTTACTGCCAGTTTCGAGCATGGAGCGATTCGAGCGGAACAAGGTTACGATCCGGCAGAAATAGCCAGGGAATATCATTTGCTGCGAACAGTAATATTTGATACTCTACAAGCAGATTTATTAGAGGGAACGCCTGTAGATATAATTCGTTCTATGCGTTTGATTGACGCTATCATAGACGAAGCGATCGCTCGGTGTTTCAAGAGTTATGTTGAGGAGCGCTTGCGAGAATTACAGCAGTTGCAGTTATCACTAACACTCCATAATGATGAACTCACACGCTTAATTAGCGCCAATCAAGAATATCTTTCGCAATTAGCTCATGAGTTGAAACATCCTCTAACTTCTATTATTGGTTACTCGGATCTGTTTTTACGCCAGCAACGACGCAAGACTGAGATTAAAGACAACTATACTAATTTAGAACATATTGAGCGGGTACTACGTAATGGTAGACAATTACTCCACCTGATTAACGATGTATTAGAACTTTCCCGGTATGACGCAGGACAGATAAAACTTCAACTAGCACCTACTGATGTGCGTGAATTAATTAATAATGTCTGTGAAATGTTGGAACCTTTAGCGGCTGGGAAAAATTTAAAAATCGTAGTAGATTGCGATCGCGCTCCCCAAGAATTAACCACAGATCCTTTTCAATGCCAACAAATTGTTACAAATCTTATTAGTAATGCGATTCGCTATACAGAGTCGGGGACTATTATTATAATGTGCCAAGTGCTGGAGAATCAGAGATGGGCGATCGCAGTTTGCGATACTGGAATTGGCATTGCACCAGAAGACCAAGCCCAGATATTTGAACCCTACTTTCGGGTTAGTTTTAGCGATCGTCCTTATCTACCTGATAGTACAGGATTGGGGTTAGCGATCGTTTCGCGGTTGGTGAAACTACTACAAGGTACAATTAATTTAGTATCTGAGGTAGGAGTTGGTTCTACCTTCACTGTAATTTTGCCTTTAGAAATAGAGAGTTGA
- the rnc gene encoding ribonuclease III produces the protein MHKLLIFHNEKLLRRALTHRSYVHENPGEGEHNERLEFLGDALLNFLSGEYLYSCHAEMGEDELTRRRSALVDEKQLAKFAEEVGLDFRMRLGKGAILDGGFQNPNLLSSTFEAVLGAYYLDNDSNIEAVRAIIEPLFDSVDPKNIVVSRSNVDSKNRFQEWVQRNVTPNPPKYFTEQIGGPSHAPEFIAKVLVDEKIYGEGKGRNKKDAEKAAAEDALAKLKKQGLL, from the coding sequence ATGCACAAGCTTCTAATATTCCATAATGAAAAACTTCTCCGCCGTGCGCTTACTCACCGTTCTTATGTCCATGAAAACCCCGGAGAAGGCGAACACAATGAACGCCTAGAATTCCTCGGTGATGCTTTGCTAAATTTCTTAAGTGGCGAGTATCTATATAGTTGTCACGCAGAAATGGGAGAAGATGAATTAACACGGCGGCGTTCGGCGCTGGTAGATGAGAAGCAATTGGCAAAGTTCGCTGAGGAAGTAGGTTTAGACTTTAGAATGCGTTTAGGAAAAGGCGCAATTCTAGACGGAGGGTTCCAAAATCCTAATTTGCTCAGTAGTACCTTTGAAGCAGTCCTTGGTGCTTATTATTTGGATAATGATTCTAATATTGAAGCAGTTCGCGCAATTATAGAACCACTATTTGATTCTGTAGATCCTAAGAATATAGTTGTGTCTCGTTCTAATGTAGACTCAAAAAATCGCTTTCAAGAATGGGTGCAACGTAACGTTACTCCAAATCCTCCCAAATATTTCACGGAACAAATAGGAGGCCCTTCTCACGCGCCAGAATTCATCGCCAAAGTATTGGTAGATGAGAAAATTTACGGCGAAGGTAAGGGACGCAATAAGAAAGATGCAGAGAAAGCTGCTGCTGAAGATGCACTAGCTAAGTTGAAAAAACAGGGTTTGTTGTAA
- a CDS encoding HNH endonuclease: MNPKQKRNKKQQLIDLYGSYCWWCRQNISQKNLTFDHLLPKSRGGSDSFENLRLSCFPCNNSRGNSLYPPSPIKNNCF, from the coding sequence ATGAATCCCAAACAAAAACGTAATAAGAAGCAGCAACTCATTGATTTGTATGGTTCTTATTGTTGGTGGTGTCGTCAAAATATTTCACAAAAAAATCTGACATTTGATCACCTTTTACCTAAGAGTCGTGGCGGTTCTGATTCTTTTGAAAACTTACGACTTTCTTGCTTTCCATGTAACAATTCTCGTGGAAACAGTCTTTATCCACCTTCCCCGATCAAGAATAACTGTTTCTAG
- a CDS encoding ABC transporter permease has translation MSRSKALQYYIVSRLLLAPLQLLTIITIVFLLLRATPGDPADAILGGRAPEAAKEELRKQLGLNFPLWLQYLNYLGSILRFDLGTSLMSRGQNVWDIIGQYFPATVELAVCSMAVALIVGIAVGTLSASRPGTYFDVGGRLFGIITYALPMFWAGMLLQLIFSVQLGWFPNSNRFPPNLPAPTPVTGLYTIDSLLGGNLTQFLASLHHLALPSLTLGILLSGIFERIVRVNLKQTLQADYVEAARARGIGENKILVSHALKNALIPVITVLGLTFASLLGGAILTEVTFSWPGLANRLYQAIADRDYPTVQGVLVFFGAIVVSASILIDILNAYIDPRIRY, from the coding sequence ATGTCTCGTTCTAAAGCTTTACAGTATTACATTGTTTCTCGGTTGCTTCTTGCGCCACTTCAGCTATTAACAATCATCACCATTGTATTTCTCTTACTAAGAGCAACACCAGGAGATCCCGCAGATGCAATTCTCGGTGGACGTGCGCCAGAAGCGGCTAAAGAAGAATTGCGAAAACAATTAGGTTTAAACTTTCCCCTATGGCTACAGTACCTCAATTATTTGGGAAGCATACTACGTTTTGATTTGGGAACCTCTTTAATGAGTCGCGGACAGAATGTTTGGGACATAATTGGGCAATATTTCCCGGCGACGGTGGAGTTAGCAGTATGTAGTATGGCGGTTGCACTCATCGTTGGAATTGCAGTTGGGACTCTTTCAGCCTCGCGTCCTGGGACATATTTTGATGTCGGTGGACGCTTGTTTGGGATTATCACCTACGCACTCCCCATGTTTTGGGCGGGAATGCTTTTGCAGTTGATTTTCTCAGTCCAACTCGGCTGGTTTCCCAATTCCAACCGCTTTCCGCCAAATCTTCCGGCTCCCACTCCTGTGACTGGTTTGTATACAATTGATAGTTTACTCGGTGGAAATCTCACCCAGTTTTTGGCATCTTTGCACCACCTTGCCCTACCAAGTCTCACTTTAGGAATTTTGCTGAGTGGGATTTTTGAGCGAATTGTCCGAGTGAATTTAAAACAAACCTTGCAAGCAGATTATGTAGAAGCCGCTAGAGCCAGAGGGATTGGTGAAAATAAGATTTTAGTCTCCCATGCCTTAAAGAATGCTCTAATTCCAGTAATTACAGTGTTGGGATTAACTTTTGCTTCTCTGTTAGGTGGGGCGATTTTGACAGAAGTAACATTTTCTTGGCCTGGGTTAGCTAATCGACTGTATCAAGCGATCGCAGATCGTGATTATCCCACAGTCCAGGGAGTGTTGGTCTTTTTTGGTGCGATCGTTGTGAGTGCGAGCATTTTGATTGATATCTTAAATGCTTATATAGATCCGCGAATTCGCTACTAG
- a CDS encoding ABC transporter substrate-binding protein encodes MTWFSLSVKRWGRITQFLSLFSLCLFLVFSCTPRPQSTTPPSGSVNSPTGDGRITIGTTAKPRTLDPADAYELASLGLVFNMSDRLYTYNPGSTEIKPQLATALPKVSQDALTYTIPLRQGVVFHDGTPFNAQAMAFTINRFIQNKGKPSFLLADVVDSVKTTSEYELTIKLKKPFAAFPSLLAFPGVCAVSPKAYELGAGKFKPNIFVGTGPYKLAQYGTDSIRFDPFDKYWGDKPANKGVNLQIQTSPVNLFNAFRTGAVDVAYLSLQPDQNRSLEEGGKKGDWQAIAAEGSVVSYLVLNRNQKPLDKLEVRQAIASIIDRPLLNERALLGQADPLYSMIPTTLNVSLPLFKDAYGDANFDKAKKLLATAGFSKENPAKVQIWYPSSSPTRSLAAQTLKSLVDAKMDGILQFEVTPAEGPAFFKDITKGLYPAALLDWYPDFLDPDNYVQPFLSCDKGSVAKGCEDGGSQSQGSFYYSEGMNKLIDQQRKELNPEARQKIFAEIQKQETADVPYVPLWQSKDYVFAQKGVNSVQLNPTQILVYQTIKK; translated from the coding sequence ATGACCTGGTTTTCCTTGTCCGTGAAACGGTGGGGTCGGATTACACAATTCCTATCTTTGTTCTCTCTATGTTTATTTTTAGTTTTTAGCTGCACTCCTCGTCCACAGTCAACTACGCCACCATCGGGTTCTGTGAATAGCCCTACAGGTGATGGTCGTATTACTATAGGTACAACAGCAAAGCCGAGAACCCTCGATCCGGCTGATGCTTATGAGTTAGCATCGTTGGGCTTGGTGTTTAATATGAGCGATCGCCTTTACACCTACAACCCAGGAAGCACGGAAATTAAGCCCCAGCTAGCTACAGCATTACCTAAAGTTAGTCAAGATGCTTTAACTTATACCATCCCCTTACGTCAGGGAGTGGTTTTTCATGATGGGACTCCCTTCAACGCCCAAGCAATGGCGTTTACCATCAACCGCTTTATTCAAAATAAAGGAAAACCTTCATTTTTACTAGCTGATGTAGTAGATTCGGTAAAAACTACAAGCGAGTATGAGTTAACCATTAAGCTGAAAAAACCTTTTGCAGCCTTTCCCTCACTGCTGGCGTTTCCTGGAGTGTGTGCGGTTTCGCCAAAAGCTTACGAACTCGGTGCTGGTAAATTTAAGCCGAATATCTTTGTAGGAACTGGCCCTTACAAGTTAGCACAGTATGGTACTGATTCAATCAGATTTGATCCGTTTGATAAGTATTGGGGAGATAAACCAGCTAACAAGGGTGTTAACCTCCAAATTCAGACGAGTCCGGTTAATTTGTTTAATGCTTTCCGTACAGGCGCTGTAGATGTGGCTTATCTGTCGCTACAGCCAGATCAAAATCGTAGCTTGGAAGAAGGTGGTAAAAAAGGGGATTGGCAAGCGATCGCAGCTGAAGGTAGTGTAGTAAGTTATCTGGTATTGAACCGAAATCAAAAGCCCTTAGATAAATTAGAGGTTAGACAAGCGATCGCGTCAATCATTGACCGTCCACTTTTAAATGAGCGGGCTTTACTTGGTCAAGCCGATCCGCTTTATAGCATGATTCCCACGACATTGAATGTTTCTTTGCCATTATTCAAAGATGCCTATGGCGATGCTAACTTTGATAAAGCTAAAAAATTGTTAGCTACTGCTGGTTTCTCTAAAGAAAATCCGGCAAAAGTCCAAATTTGGTATCCTTCTAGTTCGCCTACTCGTAGTTTGGCAGCACAGACACTTAAATCTCTTGTTGATGCCAAGATGGATGGAATCTTGCAATTTGAAGTCACCCCTGCTGAAGGGCCAGCTTTCTTTAAAGACATCACCAAGGGATTATATCCAGCAGCTTTACTTGATTGGTATCCAGACTTTTTAGACCCAGATAATTACGTCCAGCCGTTTTTGTCTTGTGATAAAGGTTCAGTTGCTAAAGGATGTGAAGATGGAGGCAGTCAAAGCCAGGGTTCGTTCTACTATAGCGAAGGGATGAATAAACTGATCGATCAGCAACGCAAAGAACTAAATCCCGAAGCACGTCAGAAAATTTTTGCAGAAATTCAAAAGCAAGAAACTGCTGATGTACCTTACGTTCCCTTATGGCAAAGCAAAGACTATGTATTTGCCCAAAAAGGTGTGAACAGCGTACAACTTAACCCGACCCAAATTCTGGTTTACCAGACAATTAAAAAGTAG
- a CDS encoding DNA adenine methylase — protein sequence MNKRINSPFRYPGGKFYARNLILNHIPSHSYYAEPFAGGGSIFFVKDKVNINWLNDIDELLINTLLIIRDQPEELIKFLEGESATKERHTYYKNEFIPKNKLEQAGRWFYLNRTSYSGIMKHRNCYWGYGDKYSMRPENWPRNIRRTSEKLQNVQITNLDFEKVIESVPDGSFLFIDPPYFNADQDKFYAHSFSKDDHFRLCQILNRHKERIKFLITYDNSDTIRNLYEWALEIHDKEWNYTISRTDDQKNGKSKQDNFKGERYKGKEIFILNYYSLDSNFQTYEQLISTL from the coding sequence ATGAACAAGCGTATAAATTCACCATTTAGATATCCTGGCGGCAAATTTTATGCTCGCAATTTGATTCTTAATCATATTCCTTCTCACTCCTATTATGCTGAACCCTTTGCTGGAGGTGGGTCTATTTTTTTTGTAAAAGATAAAGTAAATATCAATTGGCTCAATGATATTGATGAATTATTAATAAATACCTTATTAATAATTCGAGATCAACCAGAAGAATTAATAAAATTTTTAGAAGGTGAATCCGCTACTAAAGAAAGACATACATATTACAAGAATGAATTTATCCCAAAAAATAAATTAGAACAAGCTGGTAGATGGTTTTACCTTAATAGAACCTCCTACTCTGGAATTATGAAGCATCGAAACTGTTATTGGGGATATGGTGACAAATACAGTATGCGTCCAGAGAATTGGCCTAGAAATATACGTCGAACTTCTGAGAAACTTCAAAACGTTCAAATTACTAATCTTGACTTTGAAAAAGTGATCGAATCTGTACCCGATGGATCTTTTTTATTTATCGATCCTCCTTATTTCAATGCGGATCAAGATAAATTTTATGCTCATTCATTTTCTAAAGACGATCATTTCAGGCTATGCCAAATATTAAACAGACATAAGGAGAGAATAAAATTTCTTATAACTTACGATAATAGCGACACAATTAGAAACCTATATGAATGGGCATTGGAAATACACGACAAAGAATGGAATTATACAATTAGTAGAACTGACGATCAAAAAAATGGCAAAAGTAAGCAAGATAACTTTAAAGGCGAACGATATAAGGGGAAAGAAATTTTTATATTAAATTACTATTCTCTTGACTCTAATTTTCAAACTTATGAACAGTTAATTTCAACACTTTGA
- the psbB gene encoding photosystem II chlorophyll-binding protein CP47 translates to MGLPWYRVHTVVLNDPGRLISVHLMHTALVAGWAGSMALYELAVFDPSDPILNPMWRQGMFVLPFMSRLGVTQSWGGWNVTGGPASDPGFWSFEGVAAAHIVLSGLLFLAAVWHWVYWDLELFRDPRTGEPALDLPKMFGIHLFLSGLLCFGFGAFHVTGLFGPGIWVSDAYGITGAAQAVAPEWGPDGFNPYNPGGIAAHHIAAGVVGIIAGLFHLTVRPPERLYKALRMGNIETVLSSSIAAVFFAAFVVAGTMWYGNAATPIELFGPTRYQWDQGYFRQEIQRRVQTTVAQGATLDQAWSQIPEKLAFYDYVGNSPAKGGLFRTGPMVKGDGIAQSWQGHAVFKDSEGRELTVRRLPNFFETFPVVLTDADGIVRADIPFRRAESKYSFEQSGVTVSFYGGNLNGKTFTEPADVKKYARKAQGGEIFEFDRETLNSDGVFRTSPRGWFTFGHAVFALLFFFGHLWHGSRTIYRDVFAGVDADLEEQVEWGLFQKVGDKSTRRKEAL, encoded by the coding sequence ATGGGACTACCCTGGTACCGAGTACATACAGTCGTTCTGAATGATCCAGGACGGCTGATTTCTGTACACCTAATGCATACAGCCTTAGTAGCAGGCTGGGCTGGTTCGATGGCACTCTACGAACTAGCTGTTTTTGACCCTAGCGATCCAATTCTCAACCCAATGTGGCGACAAGGGATGTTCGTTCTCCCCTTCATGTCACGTTTGGGCGTTACTCAATCTTGGGGCGGTTGGAACGTTACTGGTGGCCCTGCAAGCGATCCTGGCTTCTGGTCATTTGAAGGCGTTGCTGCGGCTCACATTGTTCTTTCTGGTCTTTTATTCTTAGCTGCCGTATGGCACTGGGTTTACTGGGATTTGGAACTCTTTAGAGATCCCCGCACTGGTGAACCTGCCTTAGACTTGCCAAAAATGTTTGGCATTCACCTGTTCCTATCTGGTCTACTTTGTTTTGGCTTTGGTGCTTTTCACGTCACCGGACTATTTGGGCCGGGGATATGGGTTTCTGATGCTTATGGTATAACAGGGGCTGCCCAGGCAGTAGCACCGGAATGGGGCCCAGATGGTTTTAACCCATATAACCCTGGTGGCATTGCGGCTCACCACATTGCTGCTGGTGTTGTTGGTATTATTGCAGGTTTATTCCACCTCACAGTTAGACCCCCCGAACGGCTCTACAAAGCCCTACGGATGGGGAACATTGAAACAGTACTTTCTAGCAGTATTGCAGCAGTTTTCTTTGCTGCTTTCGTTGTTGCAGGTACTATGTGGTACGGTAACGCCGCCACACCCATCGAATTGTTTGGCCCTACCCGCTACCAATGGGATCAAGGCTACTTCCGTCAAGAAATTCAGCGCCGCGTCCAAACTACCGTTGCTCAAGGTGCAACCCTTGACCAAGCTTGGTCGCAGATTCCTGAAAAACTGGCTTTCTATGATTACGTCGGTAATAGTCCCGCTAAAGGCGGTCTATTCCGTACAGGGCCGATGGTGAAGGGTGATGGTATTGCCCAATCTTGGCAAGGTCACGCCGTATTCAAAGATTCTGAAGGACGGGAATTGACTGTGCGTCGTCTCCCCAACTTCTTTGAAACCTTCCCAGTGGTTTTGACCGATGCTGATGGAATTGTCCGCGCTGACATTCCCTTCCGTCGGGCAGAATCTAAGTATAGCTTCGAGCAATCTGGTGTCACCGTTAGTTTCTATGGTGGTAATCTGAATGGTAAAACATTTACAGAACCAGCTGATGTGAAGAAGTATGCCCGGAAAGCTCAAGGTGGTGAAATCTTTGAATTTGACCGGGAAACCTTGAACTCTGATGGTGTATTCCGCACAAGTCCTAGAGGTTGGTTTACCTTTGGACACGCTGTATTTGCTCTGCTGTTCTTCTTTGGTCATCTCTGGCATGGCTCTCGGACAATTTACCGAGATGTATTTGCTGGTGTTGATGCGGATCTAGAAGAGCAAGTTGAGTGGGGTCTGTTCCAGAAAGTGGGTGACAAGTCAACCCGCCGGAAAGAAGCCCTCTAA
- a CDS encoding photosystem II reaction center protein T, translating into MESVAYILIFTLCIGTLFFAIAFREPPRFEKPKDK; encoded by the coding sequence ATGGAAAGCGTTGCTTACATCTTGATTTTTACTCTGTGTATAGGTACTCTCTTTTTTGCGATCGCATTCCGCGAACCCCCTCGCTTTGAGAAACCAAAAGATAAGTAG